One Polypterus senegalus isolate Bchr_013 unplaced genomic scaffold, ASM1683550v1 scaffold_4269, whole genome shotgun sequence genomic window carries:
- the LOC120521067 gene encoding histone H2A-like, with amino-acid sequence MSGRGKTGGKARAKAKTRSSRAGLQFPVGRVHRLLRKGNYAERVGAGAPVYLAAVLEYLTAEILELAGNAARDNKKTRIIPRHLQLAVRNDEELNKLLGGVTIAQGGVLPNIQAVLLPKKTEKPAKSK; translated from the coding sequence ATGTCTGGAAGAGGCAAGACTGGTGGTAAAGCACGCGCCAAGGCTAAGACTCGCTCTTCTCGAGCTGGTTTGCAGTTCCCCGTTGGCCGCGTTCACAGGCTTCTGAGGAAAGGCAACTATGCCGAGCGGGTGGGTGCCGGTGCTCCCGTTTATTTGGCTGCTGTGCTTGAATACCTGACTGCCGAAATTCTCGAGTTAGCCGGCAATGCTGCCCGCGATAACAAGAAGACCAGAATCATTCCTCGCCATTTGCAGCTGGCTGTGCGTAACGATGAAGAGCTCAACAAGTTGTTGGGTGGCGTGACCATCGCTCAGGGTGGCGTGCTGCCCAACATTCAGGCTGTGCTACTGCCCAAGAAGACCGAGAAACCAGCTAAGAGCAAGTAA